A genomic segment from Glycine soja cultivar W05 chromosome 18, ASM419377v2, whole genome shotgun sequence encodes:
- the LOC114395159 gene encoding protein PIN-LIKES 6-like has protein sequence MATVERILLALQNEGAGGESLLGSIKIAVMPIVKVFTMCSLGLLMASKYVNILPASGRKLLNGLVFTLLLPCLIFSQLGQAVTLEKMLAWWFIPMNVVLSSIAGSLIGFVVATIVRPPYPFFKFTIVQIGIGNIGNVPLVLISALCRDQSNPFGDMEKCSTDGTAYISFGQWVGAIILYTYVFQMLAPPPEGSFEIDNESVPLKSTPMSDATPEQAPLLAKEEGVTSTAQNKKWEIKDVLAFLYEKLKLKQILQPPIIASILAMTLGAIPFLKKLIFTPDGPLFFFTDSCMILGEAMIPCILLALGGNLIDGPGSSKLGFQTTAAIIFARLLIVPPVGLGIVMLADKLGFLPPDDKMFRFVLLLQHSMPTSVLAGAVANLRGCGRDAAAVLFWVHIFAIFSMAGWIILYLNILF, from the exons ATGGCCACGGTGGAGAGGATCCTGTTGGCCCTGCAAAATGAGGGTGCAGGAGGAGAATCCTTGTTGGGGTCAATCAAAATTGCTGTGATGCCCATAGTTAAAGTGTTCACCATGTGCTCCTTGGGACTCCTTATGGCTTCCAAGTATGTTAACATCTTGCCTGCTTCTGGAAGAAAGCTTTTGAATGGG CTGGTGTTTACTCTCTTGCTACCTTGCTTGATTTTCTCCCAATTGGGACAAGCTGTTACCTTGGAGAAGATGCTTGCTTG GTGGTTTATTCCTATGAATGTTGTTCTGAGTTCCATAGCAGGCTCACTCATTGGTTTTGTTGTTGCCACGATTGTCCGTCCTCCATACCCTTTCTTTAAGTTTACAATTGTACAGATTGGAATCG GGAATATTGGGAATGTTCCACTTGTCCTGATTTCTGCTTTGTGTCGAGACCAATCCAATCCCTTTGGAGACATGGAAAAATGCAGCACAGATGGAACTGCCTATATATCATTTGGCCAGTGG GTTGGTGCTATCATCCTATATACATATGTATTTCAAATGTTGGCACCTCCTCCAGAAGGCTCATTTGAGATTGATAATGAAAGTGTTCCCTTAAAGAGCACTCCAATGAGTGATGCTACACCTGAACAAGCTCCATTGCTCGCTAAGGAGGAGGGGGTCACTTCAACAGCTCAAAATAAGAAGTGGGAG ATTAAAGACGTCTTGGCATTCCTGTATGAGAAATTGAAGCTTAAGCAAATTCTTCAACCCCCTATCATTGCATCA ATCCTTGCCATGACACTAGGGGCAATCCCATTTCTCAAGAAACTGATCTTTACACCTGATGGCCCACTGTTCTTCTTCACAGACAGCTGCATGATCCTTGG GGAGGCCATGATTCCTTGCATTCTGTTGGCACTAGGAGGCAACCTTATTGATG GACCTGGAAGTTCAAAACTTGGTTTTCAGACAACTGCTGCTATTATTTTTGCAAGGTTACTTATAGTGCCTCCTGTTGGACTTGGGATTGTCATGTTGGCTGACAAGCTTGGTTTTCTTCCCCCTGATGATAAGATGTTTCGATTTGTCCTCCTCCTTCAGCATTCAATGCCAACATCTGTCCTTGCAG GTGCTGTTGCTAATTTAAGAGGTTGTGGAAGGGATGCAGCTGCTGTACTGTTTTGGGttcatatttttgctatattcTCAATGGCAGGATGGATTATTCTATATCTAAACATACTCTTCTGA
- the LOC114395526 gene encoding cytochrome P450 714A1-like, translated as MEAEGQWQISEREICWSVVFIATCSIIILLYVKLWYRPQRIRSVLQKQGINGPKPSFPFGNISEMQQLPNQLAPVSLEALDEWAYSIFPYFHTWRQLYGPMFMYSTGTNEHLYVETPELVKWIGMHKSLHLGRPSYLTKTLKPLLGNGIIRSNGLHWAFQRNLLAPEFFHSKIKNWVDIMEESTMAINKKWENHITESEGGIAELVIDGDMKALTADVISKACFGSTYAQGNLIFAKLASMQTALAKPNHIFGFLNLRFLPTKENKEIWKLQKEVEAMILKMIKEREAENQKSSTHGNQTQKDLLQIILEGATSATSTESSGKGIFGPGYNIYQSIVDICKNMYFAGSESTALAITWTLFLFALHPEWQQLVRSEIMETYGNMLPHSFRDMDRLRNLKALTMVIQESLRLYGPAVTTARGVLAEMKLGEHVLPKGINMWLYIPALHRDPDNWGPDAREFKPERFAGGVSAACKYPQAYIPFGLGSRICLGQNFALLEIKEALCLLLSNFSFAVSPNYHHCPQYRMLLTPKYGMRLLVSKVHKTRT; from the exons ATGGAAGCTGAGGGTCAATGGCAGATTTCAGAGAGAGAGATATGCTGGTCAGTGGTGTTCATTGCAACATGCAGcatcataatattattatatgtgaAGCTGTGGTATAGACCTCAAAGGATCAGATCAGTGCTTCAGAAACAAGGCATCAATGGACCAAAACCTTCTTTCCCCTTTGGCAACATTTCTGAGATGCAACAGCTACCCAATCAATTAGCTCCTGTTTCTCTTGAAGCCTTAGACGAATGGGCTTATTCCATCTTCCCATATTTCCATACATGGAGGCAACTATATG GTCCAATGTTCATGTACTCCACTGGAACCAATGAGCATCTATATGTGGAGACACCCGAATTAGTAAAATGGATAGGCATGCACAAGTCCTTGCACCTAGGCCGGCCATCGTATCTAACCAAAACATTGAAGCCTTTGCTGGGGAATGGCATCATTAGGTCTAATGGACTGCACTGGGCATTCCAAAGGAATCTACTTGCTCCTGAGTTTTTTCATAGCAAAATTAAG AATTGGGTGGATATAATGGAAGAATCAACCATggcaattaacaaaaaatgggAGAACCATATAACAGAAAGTGAAGGGGGGATTGCAGAGTTGGTAATTGATGGAGATATGAAGGCTCTTACTGCAGATGTCATTTCAAAGGCTTGTTTTGGTAGCACTTATGCTCAAGGCAATTTAATTTTTGCAAAATTGGCCTCTATGCAAACAGCACTAGCAAAGCCTAATCATATATTTGGATTTCTAAACCTAAG ATTTCTTCCCACCAAGGAAAACAAAGAGATATGGAAGTTGCAGAAAGAGGTGGAAGCTATGATACTAAAAATGATCAAAGAGCGTGAAGCAGAAAACCAAAAGAGTAGCACACATGGGAATCAAACTCAAAAAGATCTATTACAAATAATTCTAGAAGGTGCTACCAGTGCCACCAGTACTGAGAGTAGTGGAAAGGGTATTTTTGGGCCTGGGTATAACATATACCAGTCGATTGTAGACATCTGCAAAAACATGTACTTTGCAGGCTCTGAGAGCACTGCTCTTGCAATTACTTGGACACTGTTTCTATTTGCATTGCATCCTGAGTGGCAACAACTTGTTAGATCTGAGATTATGGAGACCTACGGTAACATGTTGCCTCATTCCTTTCGTGACATGGACAGACTTCGAAACTTGAAAGCA CTAACAATGGTAATTCAAGAGAGTCTACGTCTTTATGGCCCTGCAGTTACAACCGCGAGGGGAGTGTTGGCTGAGATGAAGTTAGGGGAACATGTTCTGCCAAAAGGCATCAACATGTGGTTGTACATACCAGCATTGCACCGTGACCCTGATAACTGGGGACCAGATGCTAGGGAGTTCAAGCCAGAAAGGTTTGCTGGTGGTGTTTCTGCGGCCTGTAAGTATCCCCAAGCTTATATACCATTTGGCCTCGGGAGTCGAATTTGCTTAGGCCAAAACTTTGCTCTGCTAGAAATCAAGGAAGCACTGTGTCTTCTTCTCTCCAACTTCTCCTTTGCTGTTTCACCAAACTATCACCATTGCCCTCAGTATAGAATGTTGTTGACGCCAAAATATGGTATGAGGCTTCTTGTTAGCAAAGTTCACAAAACCAGGACATAA